In the genome of Calothrix sp. PCC 6303, the window AGCTACATAGAACAACCAAAACCTGAAGGATTGGCACAAGCTTTTATCCTAGGCAAAGACTTTATTGGTGATGACACCGTATGCTTAATTTTAGGTGATAACCTATTTTATGGACATGGCTTAGTTGAAGTATTAACTAGTGCCGCAAAGTTACAAGAAGGTGCCTTAATCTTTGGTTATCAAGTCGCAGAACCCCAACATTATGGTGTAGTAGAATTTGATAGCAATGGTCAAGTTGTCAGTTTAGAAGAAAAACCACACATACCAAAATCTAACTATGCTGTACCTGGTATTTACTTCTATGATTCTCAAGTAGTAAAAATTGCCGAAAATCTCCAACCCTCAGCACGAAACGAATTAGAAATTACCGATCTGAGTAGAAATTATCTCAATCAAGGAAAACTAAAAGTCGAAATACTAGGTCGTGGTTATGCTTGGTTAGATACAGGAACCCACGAATCCCTACACCAAGCTGCCAGTTTTATTCAAACCTTGGAACAAAGACAGGGTTTAAAAGTCGCTTGTATAGAAGAAATTGCCTATCACCAAGGATATATCGATTCTGAACAACTTTATCAACTCGCAAAACCACTTATTAAAAGTAGTTATGGACAATATTTATTAAATATACTCAATTATGTTTAACAATTTTGAAAGGAAATTGGTTTTGCGATCCCAAGCGTGATAATTTGTTTCAGAGAGATTAAAGGACTGCATCGTGAAAATAACACCAACCAAAATTCCTGACGTATTGCTAATTGAACCAAAAATTTTTAGTGACGAACGTGGTTTTTTCTACGAAAGCTATAATCAAAAAACCTTATTCAATCAAGTAAATATTACTCAGCACTTTGTCCAGGATAATCACTCGCGGTCTGTAAAAAACGTTCTCCGTGGTCTACACTACCAAATAAATCAACCCCAGGGAAAACTCATCAAAGCAATCCTCGGTGAAATATTCGATGTTGCAGTTGATTTACGTACTAGTTCTCAATACTTTGGTCAATGGGTTGGTGTTAACTTAAGCGCAGAAAACAAACAGCAACTATGGATTCCACCCGGATTTGCCCATGGCTTTTTGGTACTTTCAGATTATGCGGAAATACTATATAAAACCACAGATTTTTATGCACCAGAACATGAACGTACCATTATTTGGAATGATCCAGAAATTGGCATTAACTGGTCTTTAACAGAATCACCCATACTTTCAGCCAAAGATCAAGCAGGTAAATATCTCAAATCAGCCGAGGTATACCCATGACCAAAATACTACTTACAGGAGTCACCGGACAAGTTGGTTGGGAACTGCAAAAAAGTTTAATGAATTTGGGTGAAGTGATTTCCGTCAGTCGTGATGTCAGTAACTCCGATTTGTATATGGATTTATCGCAACCAGACAGTATTCGCCAAGTTATTCGAGAAATCAAACCCGATCTAATTATTAACCCCGGTGCATACACAGCAGTAGACAAAGCTGAATCAGAACCAGAATTAGCTATGGCAGTTAACGGTATTGCACCCGGTATTATTGCCGAAGAAGCAAAATTAATTGGTGCAGGAGTAATTCATTATTCAACAGATTATGTATTTGATGGCAAAAGCTCAAAACCCTATACGGAAATAGATCAACCAGAACCACAAAATATCTATGGTAAAACCAAATTAGCTGGAGAAAAAGCAATTCAAGCAGTAGGAATACCACATCTAATCATTAGAACCAGTTGGGTATATGGATTACGAGGTAAAAACTTCCTGATGACAATGTTGAAATTAGCAAAAGAACGGGAAGAATTAAAAGTTGTAGATGATCAAATTGGTTCACCTACCTGGAGTAGATTAATAGCTGAATCAACTGCAAAAATTTTATCTTTGGGAGAATATAACTTCAAAGATTTTTTGCATCATCACAGCGGGACTTATCATCTCACCTCCACAGGTCAAACAAGTTGGTATGATTTTGCCAAAGCAATATTTGAACTGGTTCCCAATCGCAATCAGTATAAACTCCAAAATCTAGTTGCCATACCCACTGTTGAATATCCCACACCAACCAAAAGACCAGCTTTTTCTACACTTAATACAGAGAAAGTTTCTCAGACATTTGGATTAGTTCTGCCAAATTGGCGAGAAAATCTTGAACTTATTCAATTTTAGGTAGCTAGCAACTAACGTTAGCAGTACTAGCTTTTTCAAGGTGGTAAATAGAGAAGCTAAAGCAAGAAATATATTTTTCAAAATTTCTCGTGGAAAAGAGTCGCACCCAAATTGATTTGCTAGCTGTAGCGGCATCTGTATCGAACAGCTTGCACCATAAATTCCAGCCAATAAGCCGCCAAAAACTGAGAATCTACGACCTTTTCATCAAGAACGCGATCGCGATTACGTATTTGAAGCTGTGGAAGGTAGTACCACAGTTTATATGACCGCTCAAATTAAAGGGGTTAGTGTGGGAAATTATATCGTTTGATGCCATGATTCCCAAGTATGCCGATATCGAGTCGAACAAATCGACTATTATGCCAATCCTTCCGATATGTGGACGGCACAAATCGAACGAATCGGGAACGGGTAATTGTGGTTTAGCTATAATTTAGCTAATTAATAACAAGCGCTTTACCCAACCCTTTAATGTTTTGGGATTTTTTAATTCTGTTTTTGGTTGTTCTGCCGTAGAGTATGTTTTCCTATATTGATGCTCTTGGTATTGAATGGCAATAATGCTGCTGATGTACAGCATGTATCCCGGTTCCTCCATTTGCGACAAAACCAAGCCAAAGAGAAACACGCAAATTACAAACAACCGTGAGATATCATCCACGCAAATCCTCCGCCACACAACCGACCAAATATAGATAAACGAAGCCAATCCCAAAAATCCCAAGTCTCCCCAAATTCCAGCCCAACCAAATAGGGGCGAAAACATACTCGATTGGTCGCCCAACCAGCTATCGCGTACTGCGTTCCAAACCTCATTACTAGCTGGATGGATGGTGATTCCCAGTGGTATTAATATTTCTCGATAGTCTTTGATTAGCCAACCCCCCAACCGTCCCACTGTGTGACCTGGACCCAAACCCAACCACTGGTTCCAGAAGGATTGATAGTAACTGGGGACGATGCGAAATATGGATGTTTTGAGTAAGGTTGCTTCTCCATCCGGACCGTAGATTTCCGGTCGAATCCAAGTTTTGAAAGCTCTAAATTCGGGAATATTTTGTACACACCAGTAAAATCCAGCGATTAAGATAATTCCTACAATCAAATATTGTAGTAATTTTCCGATATTTTTAAACTTAGTTAGTAATAAAATCATCCATGCTAGGGCAAAGATTAATATGGACTGTTTCGCATCAGCGATATTCATGTGCCAAATCGTGATGAGGAGTATGCTTAAGCGCAACCAAATAGGAATTATTTTTGCGCTTAAAACATAAAAAGCACCGAAGGATAGAGCTACGGATGCACCAACAACGTGACCTGCTCCCTGACCGATGAAAACTCCTTTGATGTTATCTGCTCCTCCCGCTCCCAGCAGATGCAATCTAAACACATAATATTGTATGTATGCAAATATAGTATTGATAAATCCAGCAAAGACGATATGCGATCGCAGCCCTTTGATTCTTTCCCAGGTCATAGGAACACAGATAATTGCTAGTAGCAACAGAAAATGTTCACACAATAGGAGAAAATTGAGAATATAGTTGATAAAACCAGCTTTATTGACAAAGGCACTGGCAACATTAACCGTAAAAAAGATAAATAAAGCGAAAATTATTTCCTTAACTGCGGCAATTTGAGCTTTATTTTTGATGCGGGTTTTCGTCAGAATAAATATACAAGCCCAAGGAACAATGAGAAGATGCAAAAAGTTGATTGCAGATGGGATACCAACCGACGTAAAAATACGAATATAAAATGTAGTGTAAAATCCCAATAATATTAATGTGGAAAAAGCAATGAAAGCACTCTTTTTCGTTTTGAGTAAAACAGGGGTATTCATATTTTTTGGCGATCGCACAACTGTTGTTTGGATTGATGTTCGACTTTATATTTAATTTTTTACTTAAATTTATGTTAGTCCTAAAAAAGTAATGTTTTTGGGATGATAATGCGCTATGCAAAGTGCAAAAATTTATCACATCTTTAGGACTACCCTATTTACTTTTTACCAACCAAACCATAAATCTCCATCAATTTGGTGTAGCTTTTTTGGGGGGTATATTTGGTTTCATATTCGTTTCTGACTACCAAACGCATTCGATCGAATTCTGCGGGATGGTTCAATACCCATTCCACTTGCTCTACCAAGTCTTCGACGTTACCCGGTTGAAATTGCAATCCGGTTCTGCCATGTTCTACCAATTCCGCGATCGCACCAATTTTGGCGGCAATCACGGGAGTACCCTTGGCAAATGCTTCTGCTGCCACCCGTCCGAAGGTTTCGTACCATTCAGAGGGAAAAATCAACACCCTGGCACTACCCATGAGACGGTGAACTTCTGGCATCGGTTGTCTGCCCAACCATTCAACTTGGGGTAATTTTTGAGTAATTTGTTGGACTCGCTCTGACAGAGGACCATCCCCAACTATTTTCAAAGGCATTTTGCCACCGATTTTTTCCCAAGCCGAAAGTAGGGTATCTAATCCCTTTTCCACTGACAACCTGCCGACAAAGAGAGCATATCCACCACTGCCATCTCCCATACCGGGATCGGGAATAAAGTTGGGTTTGACGGCGATTTTTTCGGGGGGAAATCCCGCAGCGATGAATTTTTGTCGGGCAAATTCCGTCAGGCAGATGTATTTATTTACCATTTTTGTCCAGGTTTGTAGCGATCGATGGGTGACGAGCATCGATGCGACGACTGCACTTGCGGCTTTGTTTTCTCGGTAGCAGCCATTGATAACACCGGGGTAGGGAATAAATTTCCCCAAACAGTCTTCGCAGACTTGACCTTCGCGGAAAAATAAACCGTTGGAACAGAGCAAGCGATAATTCCGTAATGTTTGCACGACAGGAACCCCTGCCGATTTGGCTGCGTAGTAGATGGAAGGGGAAATCAGGGGGAAGAAATTTTGCACATGCATCAAGTCCATGGGGGATTTTTGCAGTTTTTCCCGGACAATATTGTAGGATTCATCCGACCAAATCGTTCGCAGTGCCATTTTTGCAGCACCAATGGTTGCAACGCGATCGTTATGTTCTTCGTACACATCAACTTCGTGTCCCATTTCCCGCAATAGTCTCTCTTCCGATTCTCGGGATTCGTCTTCTCCACCACGGATTTGATAGTTATTGTGGACGCTCAAAATTCGCATTCTACTTCCCCTTATGAATAATCCCTGCTAATACCGATCGATAAATATCTTCTAAAGCTTGATTTTGTTTGTGGAGATTGAAGTGCGCTCGTACCCTTTCTATTCCCTTGTTACTAAACTTTTGCCACAAATCCCTATCATTTAAAAGTTTTAAAATATACTGTGCCAATTTTTCACTATCGCCTTCCTTTGCCAGCAGTCCAGTTTCTCCATGGCTTACTGCTTCGGAAATGCCACCGTGATCAAAACTGACGACGGG includes:
- the rfbA gene encoding glucose-1-phosphate thymidylyltransferase RfbA, which gives rise to MKGIILAGGSGTRLYPLTQVVSKQLMPVYDKPMIYYPLSTLMLAGIREILIISTPEHLPLFQQLLQDGSQWGLKFSYIEQPKPEGLAQAFILGKDFIGDDTVCLILGDNLFYGHGLVEVLTSAAKLQEGALIFGYQVAEPQHYGVVEFDSNGQVVSLEEKPHIPKSNYAVPGIYFYDSQVVKIAENLQPSARNELEITDLSRNYLNQGKLKVEILGRGYAWLDTGTHESLHQAASFIQTLEQRQGLKVACIEEIAYHQGYIDSEQLYQLAKPLIKSSYGQYLLNILNYV
- the rfbC gene encoding dTDP-4-dehydrorhamnose 3,5-epimerase, translating into MKITPTKIPDVLLIEPKIFSDERGFFYESYNQKTLFNQVNITQHFVQDNHSRSVKNVLRGLHYQINQPQGKLIKAILGEIFDVAVDLRTSSQYFGQWVGVNLSAENKQQLWIPPGFAHGFLVLSDYAEILYKTTDFYAPEHERTIIWNDPEIGINWSLTESPILSAKDQAGKYLKSAEVYP
- the rfbD gene encoding dTDP-4-dehydrorhamnose reductase; this encodes MTKILLTGVTGQVGWELQKSLMNLGEVISVSRDVSNSDLYMDLSQPDSIRQVIREIKPDLIINPGAYTAVDKAESEPELAMAVNGIAPGIIAEEAKLIGAGVIHYSTDYVFDGKSSKPYTEIDQPEPQNIYGKTKLAGEKAIQAVGIPHLIIRTSWVYGLRGKNFLMTMLKLAKEREELKVVDDQIGSPTWSRLIAESTAKILSLGEYNFKDFLHHHSGTYHLTSTGQTSWYDFAKAIFELVPNRNQYKLQNLVAIPTVEYPTPTKRPAFSTLNTEKVSQTFGLVLPNWRENLELIQF
- a CDS encoding glycosyltransferase family 4 protein; the encoded protein is MRILSVHNNYQIRGGEDESRESEERLLREMGHEVDVYEEHNDRVATIGAAKMALRTIWSDESYNIVREKLQKSPMDLMHVQNFFPLISPSIYYAAKSAGVPVVQTLRNYRLLCSNGLFFREGQVCEDCLGKFIPYPGVINGCYRENKAASAVVASMLVTHRSLQTWTKMVNKYICLTEFARQKFIAAGFPPEKIAVKPNFIPDPGMGDGSGGYALFVGRLSVEKGLDTLLSAWEKIGGKMPLKIVGDGPLSERVQQITQKLPQVEWLGRQPMPEVHRLMGSARVLIFPSEWYETFGRVAAEAFAKGTPVIAAKIGAIAELVEHGRTGLQFQPGNVEDLVEQVEWVLNHPAEFDRMRLVVRNEYETKYTPQKSYTKLMEIYGLVGKK